In Terriglobia bacterium, the genomic window GCCAGCAATTCGACCGTGGGAAACTCGCGGATGAAACGTTCGTAATAGGGAAGCGCGGTTTCGACCTGGGTCTGCTGGAGCATGACCTCCGACACCCAGACATGGTAGGGATCGTATGTCGCGCGCCACGGCAGCGGCCGCTGGTTTTCTTTAAACCAGCTGACGAGCGGCGGCAGCACTTTCTTTCATCTCGTTTTCGATTTTTTTGATCTCGACGAGATGAGTCGGATTGAACGGAAGCGAAGGGTAGTAGCAGTTGCTCTCGTGAGTGCAGAAGCAGCCATTCGCGACGCTTTCGCGGCGTCCGTCCATGGCCGGCGAGTACCAGAGTTTCGAGAAGTCCCAGTTGTATTCGCGCAGGTTAGCGACCGAATCGAGAATTTCGCAGCTCGAAACCGTGCCTTCGTCATAAATGACGGCGCCGGCCGTTCCGGCCCAGCATTGCAGCTGCGGCCTTCCCTCGAACGCGGTTCTGGCGATCAGGTCGTGCATGTAAACGTCGACCGCCGCCTTGAAGAATCCGGCATCGCCCGAGTAATTGTTCTTGATCGCGGCGTGACGGGAATCGGCGTTGATCATGTGGGAAAGCCGGTCATACCGGCTCTTGTCGATGATCAATTCTTTCGGCCGGGCGGACGGCGGGCGAATGTAATTGAAATTGACCTTATCCGGCTTCAGCTCGAATTTCAAAAAGTCATACCAGTCGAAAATCCGGTCCTGGTTGCTGTTCATGAAGCACGTGCAGGTTTGAATATCGAGCTGCGGCTTCTCGCGTTTGATGGCCTGGAGCTTGCGAGCGGTGTCAATTGCAATGTCCCAGCTGCCCGTCTTTTGCCGGATCGATTCGTGGTCTTCCTTCAGTCCGTCGATTCCGAGGGCCACGGTAACATTGAGATTCGGGCATTCCTGCAGAATCCGCGAAACGTCGGGGATGATTCGCTGCTGAATCTGTCCATTGGACATCAGGTAGATCGATTCGAGCTTGTTGTTCTCGTAGAACGCGCGCGCAATCTCGGGGAGGTCTTTGCGGGTGAAGGGCTCGCCGCCCGCGATGATCAATACGCCGAGATTGGCGCCCAGGGTCTCGCTGATCCGGACGACATTTTCAGTCGTCATCTGCAGTTTCTTGCGGGGCTTATCGTCCAGTTCGTCGGTGAAGAAACAGTGGACGCACCGCATGTCGCACACCGAGGTGATCAGTATGTTCAGCAGGATGGGCGCGAACGGGCGCCCGGTTGCCATTCTGGCGTAGCGCTTGAGTATTTCTTTGTGGTGGAAATCCATTCAGAGTAAAGAGGGAGTATAGCAATTTTGGCTATAAAAAGGGCTTATTGCAGATGCAACCTGCAATAGTTTCTTACTGATTGCTGGATACGGCCTGGGCTTTCGGCGCGTAATACCCGGGTTTTGCCCGCCACGTGATCTTACCCGCATTCTTCGGAGTGGTGATTTTTACGCTGATTTCACGGTACGTGCCGTCGAGATTCGCGTTTGTCGGCGTGTAGGTAATGGTGTAGTGATTCCGGATATCGTGGGCGATGCGCTTTGTGATGTCCTCGACTTCATCGAGGCTCTTCGGGAAGAACGCCTGGCCGCCGGTGATTTCGGCGAATTTGACCAGGTCGCCCTTGGCTTTCTTGGAAGGCGCATCGTGAAACAGTCCGCCGCGTGTGTCGTCTTCTTCGAGCAGGCCGATCGCGTATAGAGTCACTTTCGACTGGCGCAACGCGTCGATGACTTTGTTGAAGTTGTATTTGCTGACATTATCTTCGCCGTCGGTGATCAGCAGGATGGCCTTCTTGTCTTTCTTGCCGGCCTTG contains:
- a CDS encoding radical SAM protein, with the protein product MDFHHKEILKRYARMATGRPFAPILLNILITSVCDMRCVHCFFTDELDDKPRKKLQMTTENVVRISETLGANLGVLIIAGGEPFTRKDLPEIARAFYENNKLESIYLMSNGQIQQRIIPDVSRILQECPNLNVTVALGIDGLKEDHESIRQKTGSWDIAIDTARKLQAIKREKPQLDIQTCTCFMNSNQDRIFDWYDFLKFELKPDKVNFNYIRPPSARPKELIIDKSRYDRLSHMINADSRHAAIKNNYSGDAGFFKAAVDVYMHDLIARTAFEGRPQLQCWAGTAGAVIYDEGTVSSCEILDSVANLREYNWDFSKLWYSPAMDGRRESVANGCFCTHESNCYYPSLPFNPTHLVEIKKIENEMKESAAAARQLV